The sequence below is a genomic window from Nitrosomonas sp..
ATCAATGCCCTTTTGCTCCACCAGTCGACCGACAAATCCGAGCAAGAATATATCTTCCTTGACAGGCAACTTAAACAGTTTTTGCAGGGCTGATTTATTGGCTTTTTTCCTGGCCAGTGTCCTGCTCGTGTAATTCTGACTGATCAACTTGTCCGTTTGTGGATTCCAGATGATATCGTCAATGCCATTCACGATGCCTGATAAAACAGATTTCCGGTGTTGCAGTAATCCCTCTAGCCCATAACCCATTTCCGGAGTTTGTATTTCCCTGGCATATTGCGCACTCACGGTGTTGATGCGATCGGCAAATACCAAACCGCCTTTGATAAACGAAAGCTGGCCATGGAATTCCAAAGCTTCCGGAGACCATAATGCCGCCGGCAAACCCAGTGCATCAAAGGTGCTTTGTGGAAACAAACCCTGATAGGCAAGATTATGAATGGTAAACAAACTCGGCGGAGCATCCGGTATTTGTTTTAATAATGGCGGAACCAGAGCGGTTTGCCAGTCGTTGCAATGCACCACGTCCGGTTTCCAGTCCAGTTGTACCCAATCCAGCGCGATACGCTGAATGACCTTGCTGAATAACGCAAACCGCTCTGCATTATCGGGCCACGGTTTTCCATCACGGTCAACATAGGGGTTTCCCTTGCGCGCAAAGGCGGACGCATGCTCGACAAGCAAAACTTTTACCGTACTATCGCCCAGACATGTGGAATGCAATGTGACTTTGCCCGCTATACCGGGAAAATACATTTCCGCCAGCGTCTCCATAAATGGCTGCTTTTCCAGAATATCGCCATATGCGGGCAGCACGACACGGATATCGCAGCCCAGATTTTGCAAAACTACCGGCAACGCGCCCGCAACATCGGCAAGCCCGCCGGTTTTAATCAGCGGATGCGCTTCGCTGGTTGCGAACAGAACCTTCAGATTATTCTGCTTTGAAGTGATCATCCTGGAAAAAACAAAAAAGACTCAACTCATGACATAATGATGTATAAATCGCATTATACATTGATTAATAAGGGTTCCTTTGCGTAATTACTGCAACGTACAAGGAAAAAATAGAAAAGGACTGATGATGAAAGCAATTTATTTTGAAAAAAGCGGATCATCGGATGTATTGCAATACGGTGATATCGATGCACCCACCCAGTGTGACGACAAACAGGTGCTGGTACGCACCAAGGCGGCCGGCATCAACCCGATCGATTGCAAAATCCGCGCCGCCCCGGATCGTTTTCCCGTATCCTTCCCAATAATACCGGGATGCGATGGCGCGGGGATTGTTGAGGCTGTTGGCAAAGCCGTGCAAACCTTCAAACCCGGTGACGAAGTCTATTTTTCCCAGCCCGGCTTCAATCAGCGCCAAGGCACTTACGCCGACTATGTGCTTGTGGATGCAAGCCTGCTGGCAAAAAAACCGCAGGCTTTATCGTTTGAACAGGCTGCCGCCGCGCCGCTGGTGTTGATCACCGCATGGGAAGCATTGCATGACCGCGCACGCATTTCTTCCGGCCAGACCGTTTTGATTCATGCCGGAGTGGGTGGTGTCGGCCATGTGGCGATTCAACTGGCCAAACTTGCAGGCGCCAAAGTCATCACCACAGTCAGCAATGTCGAAAAATCAGCCTTTGCAAAACAGTTAGGAGCAGATGAAACAATTTTGTACAAATCACAGCATGTGGTTGACGAAGTCATGAGTTGGACCGGCGGCAAAGGGGTTGACATTGCATTCGATACCGTGGGACCGTGCGTACTGCAGAATTGTTTCAACAGTGTTAAAAACTACGGCGATGTGGTAACGATTTTGCAGCCCGCCGCTGACACCAACTGGAGCGATGCACGCGTCCGCAATATACGGTTCGGTTTTGAGCTGATGCTGACGCCGGTCATTCTGGAAATCGACAGCGCAAAACACCATCAGGGTGAAATTCTGACGCGCTGCGCAGCGTTGATTGATGACGGCAAACTGAAAATAGAAGTGGCCAGGACATTCGATCTGGCGGAAGCAGCGGCTGCGCAGGATTTTCTTGAACAACAGCATCCAGCTGGCAAAGTAGTCCTGAACATGGGTCAATAGCTACCCATGAAGCGTATTCTTGTAACCGGTGCAACCGGACAGATCGGCTCCGAACTGGTCCCCGCACTCCGTAGCCGCTACGGCAATGCACATGTCGTGGCTGCCGGCCATAACAAAACCCCTCAACAAGGCGTTGTGGAAGAAGGACCGTATATCACGCTGGATGTGACTCAAATTGAAGCCATCTCGGCGGTAGTCCGTGACTATCAAATCGACACGATTTTTCACCTTGCCGCACTGTTATCGGCTGTTTCAGAAAATAACCCGCAACTGGCCTGGAAGGTCAATATGGGCGGTCTATACAATATACTGGAAGTCAGCCGGGAAAATAATTGTGCGGTGTTTTTTCCGAGCTCAATCGGTGCATTCGGCCCGAATACGCCACGCGACAATACACCGCAGGATACGCTGCAACGTCCGAACACCCTATATGGCGTCTGCAAGGTGTCGGGTGAATTGTTGTGCGATTATTATCATACCCGTTATGGTGTCGATACCCGCGGGGTTCGCTATCCGGGTTTGATTTCGTACGAAACTTTACCGGGTGGCGGCACCACCGATTACGCTGTTGAAATTTTTTACGACGCTGTTGCAAGCAAACCTTATGAGTGCTTTTTAAAACCGGGCACTTATCTGGACATGATGTATATGCCCGATGCCGTACGGGCTGCGATTGAACTGATGGAAACCGATGCAAACAGTTTAATACACCGTAATGCGTTCAACATCACCGCCATGAGTTTTGCCCCCGAAGAACTGGCAGCAAGTATTCAGACATTGATTCCGGATTTTTCAATACGCTATACCGTTGATCCTGTCCGGCAAGCCATCGCGGATTCCTGGCCGCGTCATATGGATGACCATGTAGCACGGGAAGAATGGGACTGGAAACCACAGTATAATCTTGAACACATGACGCGGGATATGATCGCGCGTCTATCAAAAAAACTGGAGCACCGTTAGCGTCAAATTGCGCCACAACTGCAGGGAGTTAACATGTCGCTGGATAAATTGAACGCCTATTGCGCGGAAAAAGTGCAGATCATCAAGGAAAAAGGCGCACAAAAAAGCACTGAGAACATTATTAACCGCATCGTCTTGCCCGACTGGGTCAAAAAAGGCCTTTTGCCGGATGCGCAACTAGACCAGGCGTTTGGGCCGCGTTATTTTCTTGCCGGTGATGAAAACCCCTATCTGTTGATGAATTCCAATTCATATCTGGGGTTGTCCTTACACCCGGAAGTAATGACAGCGGAAGAAAAGGGCATGCAGAACTACGGCGCCGGTCCGGGCGCGGTGCGTTTTATATCCGGCACCTACGCGCCGCATATCGAATTGGAAAAACGCCTCGCAGCATTTCATCGACGCGAGTCCGCCATGATTTACAGCGCAGCCTATGCGGCAATCATGGGTGTGCTGCCGCCGTTGATCGATGACAATACGCTGGTGATCAGCGATCAGCTTAATCACAACAGCATTATCAATGCAATCCGTTTGTCCCGTCCCGCTGCAAAAGAAATTTACCCGCACCTGGACATGACCGAACTCGAGCGGATTCTCGGCAACTATGCCGCAGGAAATCGCAATGGAAATAACGCCCAAATCAGGCGCGTGCTGGTGGTGACCGATGGTATCTTCAGCATGCGCGGCGACCATGCCCCGCTGAATGAAATCGTTGCAATTTGCCGCAGCCATGAACACCATTTTTCCGAAGGCGTCATCACTATTGCCGATGACTCACATGGCATCGGCGCGTTTGGCGCGACGGGGCGCGGAACCGAGGAATTTACCAATTGCACGGTCGACATTTTAATCGCCACACTCGGAAAAGCACTGGGTGTCAACGGGGGGTATGTCGCCGCCAGCGCGCCTGTGATTGAATACCTGCGTGAAACTTCACCCTTTTACATCTATTCAAATCCGATCACGCCATCCGAAGCGCAGGCAGCGACGCAATCGCTGAACATCCTGGAAAGCGACGCAGGACGCAAGCGACTGCAAAAACTTCGCACGTTGGCATCCCGTTTTGAATCCGGGTTGAGTTCACTTGGCTTTGAAACCATCCCCGGCGAACATCCTGTCACACCGCTTGTCGTCCGTGATACCCCAAAAACAACGCAACTGATCCAACATTTGTTTAAAAACCAGATACTGGCCACCGGTCTTAATTATCCGGTCGTACCTCAGGGAGACGAGGAAATCCGCTTCCAAATCAACGCCAATCATACAACACGGGATATTGATTATGTGCTTGAAGTTCTGGAAAAATTTTAAGTCCACTTCTTAAAAGCCGGATTTTGTTACAATACGTCGTAGTTCACAAAAAATATTTCCTTTCATATCAAACTTATGCTGCATCGATATTTTTTGTTCTCGCCTCGTCTTGCTTAAAACGCTGAATTTCCAGAGGCGTCCTTAATTTATGACCACGCGATAAAGGAGAAGCCAAATGAACGAAGATTTTGATAGACCAGCCGTACTCAACTGCCTGAACAAAATCCTTGAAATGGAATTGGCCGGCGTTGTGCGTTATACGCATTATGCGTTTATGATCTATGGCTACAACCGCATTCCAATTGTTTCCTGGTTACAGGCGCAAGCCAATGAATCCCTCATGCATGCCCGCGAAGCCGGTGAAATGATCACCCATCTGGGAGAACATCCGCCTTTAACAATCGGGCCCTTGCTGGAAACCCATCAACATGACGTCGGCAACATATTACGGGAATCACTGGAACACGAGCGGGAAGCGCTTGCACACTACAAAACCCTGTTGTCATTGGTCGAAGGCAAATTTGTAATGATGGAAGAATACGCCCGCCGGTTAATCGCCGCAGAAGAAATGCATCAGGGCGAGGTAGACAAAATGCTTCGGCGGCCAGGGGATGTTGCTGCTTTTTCGGAAGCCAAAACAGTTTAGCTAAATTCTAACTGGCAAAACAGGAGAATCGGAAACACGCTCAACGAACCTGTTCTGATTCTTCACTCGCCATTTCCGGTATTTCGGCAGTGGTTATTTGTTGATACATTTCACCTGTCCAAGTCGCCTTATAGGGAAGTGTATTCTGTACATGACTGGCTTGGTTTAAAAATGGAATTGCGGACTTGTTTTTATTGGTTAGGACCCGGACTTAGTTTTTTTATAGGTTGAATGCGGGGTACATATACTTTGCGCGTGTTGTATTGCAAGATCTGACCCCCGTATTTTTCAAGATCTGACCCCCGTATTTTTCTTCATACCATTCAATACTTAATTGATGGCCTGAGGCTAATTAAGAGGTGCGGCGTTGTTCTACTATTGAAACTCCATTAATTAATTGCTTGGTGTAGAAACGTGGACATATGCGATATATGGGTATGACATAAAAATAATTTTGTATCAAAACTACAAAATATTGCTCAATATGGTTAGGCTACAGCAGAATAATTTTCCACCAGTGCAAATTAACTATCCCTAAATATTCCAGGTGCAATTACAACAAAATCTTCACAGATATTTATTTTGAATAGGTCAAAATGTAAAAAAGTCTAAATTTCATTGACAGGATAACAACAAAAGTTATTTTACTTTAAGGAGAGAGAACCCTTTAATAGACAAAGAACAATATATTTTATATTGTGACTCAATAGTGAAAATTAAAACCTGGTTTACAAATAAAAAGGATGTATTAATTTCTTTGGCAAAAAGACATTATTACAAGCTGATTGATTTTGTAGGATCTGCAAAGTCTTTCTTCATAAGTAAAAAGAAGATTCTATCTGACTTTTTTGTAAAGCAGACAAATCCCTATCTCTCATCTTATATAAAACGAGAGAAGAAGCGTGTATCAAAATCATCCGGAATTTTGGATAAATTTAAACTGGATGATATCTATCAACCTTCAATCAAATCATTTTCAGTCATTCTCTTAGGCTTCGTTCTAATTTTTATATTGGCACACTGGTCACAAAGTTTAATAGACTTACTAGGAGCCTATATTAATAGGCATTACCCATTTGAAACCCCAGCATTCCCAACTATAAAAAACGAAGACAATCAAAATCTAATTGCAGCACTTGCGGGTATTGGTGTAATTGTTTTTGCTCTTACCATCTTTATTGCGGAAAGCTTTCGAGACGGTTCGACTGACAAAGGAAGAGTTCTTCTCAAAGAAAGTAACATCTGGCCTCTAACTGTTTCAGTAGTCCTTTCCTTCTTGTTATTTTTGTGGGGAAATAATAATATTATTATTTATATACCAATTATCTTGGTCGCACTGTTCTCGCTGTTATCACTTGCACGAGTTATTGGTACACTTCTAAATAGAGTCGAGTTTGTTAAAAAGCGTAGGACTCTTTTAAAAGAACTCATGCAGAGAAGTATTGATTTGGCAATTGAATCAAGGTTGGCAGACAATATTTTTCTTTCCAAACTTGATGAGCAAGAAATCCTTATCCAATTTCATTTGTTTTCGATTGACAGAACGTCAGATTTAATCTGTTTAAAGTCTAAAAAATTTGGCAGGATTAAAGATATTAACTTACTGAAATTAGAGGATTTCTCAAAATTACTTAATAAAGAAGCTGTCAAAAATGGTTTTTCTTATGAGGAAGTGCAAGAAAAGTCTATCCCCAAGATTTCAGTTGATGGTTCAGTGAATGAATCAAGTAAAATCAAGTTACAACAAAACACCAAACGATACATACTCAAAAAATATAATGATCTTATTGACGAAGAGCATTGTACTTTGATCTGCTATGACAGAAATCTAATTGGAAGCAATGAAGAGGTGCGAGCAGAACTAGAGAGAATTTTTGAGCAAATTTTTAGTATTGAGAAGACAGATTCATTTGCAGAAGAAGTTAGGTTAGAACTGCAAAACTTAAGAGATGATTTCGCGGCAGCAATAAAGTCTGAAGCTTCAGGTAAAGTAGATGAGCATTCAAAGACCTATATAGCTTTGGCTGAAGGGTTTTTGGAACAGATTATTAAATATGGTGGTGGCTATGACCACGACCAAGCAGTAAAGGAGCGGACTTCTCTCTTTTCTGGATGGGAACAGGTTCGTTGGTTATCAACTGATCTGGTTGATTTATTAGAACTCGCAATAAAATCAAATAATAAAAGTATTATTGGAACAGTCGCATTTATTCCAATAGGAATTGCCCGTAGAGCTATAGAAAAACATGATCATTATACTTTTCAAGAATTCATTAGAATTGTTGAATCATTATATCTATATTCAACCAGAGTCGAGAACGAGAATATAAAGCAGTTCTTAGTTGATAGAAGCTGGAGATATATTAAGGAGTTATGTGATTATTATCTTGAATCTTCACTTAAAAAAGAGACTCTCACCATCGAAGAAATAAAATCTTATGAGGGTTTCTCTATACATTTAATCTTTATTTTTCAGAATCTACTTAAAATGTCATTTGATAACAATGATATTGAGTCATTTGAAAAGTTTAAACTCAAGGTAAGTACACTTTTTGAGCACTCGCATTTTTTTAGAAATTACAGTGATGTTAGACGATGGGATTATGAAATAAAAAACAAAAAAATTACTGAAGAAGAAAGGATATCGATTGAAGAAAAGCGTAACGTAGCAATTGCGAGAGAAGTGTTGTGGAAAAATATTGAGTCCAGAAGAAAGCAAATGTTGTTTGGGATCGCTACGTTTGTCTTTGATCAATTTCAAAAATCCAAAGAGGATGAACTACTTTCTAAGTTCTTCAATAGTATTAACAGTACTGTACCTAATGACTTGATTGAGCTAACAAGACTTTTCCAAGAATGTCATTCGTTTGAAGTTGAAGATTTTTGGAATTGGAATTGGTGGGAAACAAGACCAGATGAAGGGGTTCATAGCATTCAAGTCCTCGAGAAGCTTGAAAAGTTTTATGCAGTAAAATCTTTAATGTTATTAACAAAAAAGAGTGAAGAAGAAATCAAAAGAATGGTATTGCCAACTTCGAGAGATTTTGTATTTTTAGTAGAAGGCTCGAGGGATCTTATGGTTATTTTAAAAAATATTGAAGAACATCCAGAGGATTGGCAGTTTGTACTAAATCAAAATGCCAATACAAAAGTAACAGCATTTAGAGCTTTATTATTACAGGCTAAAGACGCTCAAGAAGAGATAGAAAGAAAAATTAAAATAGAAACAGCTCCATCCAGTAAAATAATTTCTAATTTTGAAAATGACGTTGTAAAAGCATATTATGAGAATGAACAGACGCTCACATTATTTAAACATTTAAAGAGATTTAGAGATTTAAGCGAAACAGGAATCAATGAGAAAGGCAAAAGTAGATTTGGAATTAATACAGTAGATGATAAAGCCGCCTTTTTTGAAGATTGGTATGTTAGCTATGGAAAGTGGGGTGAAAACTATGGTCGAAATATTGCTACAGGAGCTGATTCAAGTGTATTAAACAAGATAGCAGAAAAAGCTGAAACAATTAATATTGATATGCTTGATTCACATTTGGAAAAATTTGATGACCTGAGTGAAGTTGTAATAGTTAGTACAAATATCATGACGGTATATCTTTTTGAAAAAAATCAAAAAATATTACCAAATTGGCACAAAGACGCACCTAAACTGGGTGTTAAAGGCTTTTATGGATGGTATCGACTAAACGACAAGCTAGTGCCTATTTTTGAAATACGCCATAATACCCAAAATAACTATTTGTTTATAATAAATAAAAATAAATTTGGAACATATGTCCAGCAAAGTCCATTAAACAAAGATGAAGATATTGGGAAAATTAAAGATGTTTTTTATTTTGATATTAATGCGTTTTCAGAAGATCAAGATTTACTTGATGAGTTTCTTGATAAACCACCAAAATGGCTTAGTGAAATCGGTGATAGATCTGAACAGCGACAACATCTTTTACAAAGAATACTGATAACAATCTTCATTAGATTTGATATAGATTGGGATGAGGATTGTAAAATATTTAAAATTATAACCCCCGATTTATGATAAAGGGAGTATTAGAAATTCTGTGTCATTCCTTTAGTATTAAATTTTATAGGAGTGACGAATGAACAAGACTACAGTGCAATTTGATTTTGAAGAAGCCTTGGAATCCTTGAAAGCGGGGCGGAATTTGAATGGAAAAGATGGCATATTAACGCCATTGATCAAACAACTCACTGAAGCTGCATTGGCGGCGGAACTTGAACAGCATATCAAATCCGGGGATGAAC
It includes:
- a CDS encoding L-threonine 3-dehydrogenase translates to MKRILVTGATGQIGSELVPALRSRYGNAHVVAAGHNKTPQQGVVEEGPYITLDVTQIEAISAVVRDYQIDTIFHLAALLSAVSENNPQLAWKVNMGGLYNILEVSRENNCAVFFPSSIGAFGPNTPRDNTPQDTLQRPNTLYGVCKVSGELLCDYYHTRYGVDTRGVRYPGLISYETLPGGGTTDYAVEIFYDAVASKPYECFLKPGTYLDMMYMPDAVRAAIELMETDANSLIHRNAFNITAMSFAPEELAASIQTLIPDFSIRYTVDPVRQAIADSWPRHMDDHVAREEWDWKPQYNLEHMTRDMIARLSKKLEHR
- a CDS encoding bacterioferritin, which produces MNEDFDRPAVLNCLNKILEMELAGVVRYTHYAFMIYGYNRIPIVSWLQAQANESLMHAREAGEMITHLGEHPPLTIGPLLETHQHDVGNILRESLEHEREALAHYKTLLSLVEGKFVMMEEYARRLIAAEEMHQGEVDKMLRRPGDVAAFSEAKTV
- a CDS encoding zinc-dependent alcohol dehydrogenase family protein; protein product: MKAIYFEKSGSSDVLQYGDIDAPTQCDDKQVLVRTKAAGINPIDCKIRAAPDRFPVSFPIIPGCDGAGIVEAVGKAVQTFKPGDEVYFSQPGFNQRQGTYADYVLVDASLLAKKPQALSFEQAAAAPLVLITAWEALHDRARISSGQTVLIHAGVGGVGHVAIQLAKLAGAKVITTVSNVEKSAFAKQLGADETILYKSQHVVDEVMSWTGGKGVDIAFDTVGPCVLQNCFNSVKNYGDVVTILQPAADTNWSDARVRNIRFGFELMLTPVILEIDSAKHHQGEILTRCAALIDDGKLKIEVARTFDLAEAAAAQDFLEQQHPAGKVVLNMGQ
- the glgA gene encoding glycogen synthase GlgA produces the protein MITSKQNNLKVLFATSEAHPLIKTGGLADVAGALPVVLQNLGCDIRVVLPAYGDILEKQPFMETLAEMYFPGIAGKVTLHSTCLGDSTVKVLLVEHASAFARKGNPYVDRDGKPWPDNAERFALFSKVIQRIALDWVQLDWKPDVVHCNDWQTALVPPLLKQIPDAPPSLFTIHNLAYQGLFPQSTFDALGLPAALWSPEALEFHGQLSFIKGGLVFADRINTVSAQYAREIQTPEMGYGLEGLLQHRKSVLSGIVNGIDDIIWNPQTDKLISQNYTSRTLARKKANKSALQKLFKLPVKEDIFLLGFVGRLVEQKGIDLIIEFLKSIDEKPVQFCLLGSGGKGFEEALIDLAGKNPKQIGVHIGYYEKIAHQIEAGVDAFLMPSRFEPCGLNQLYSLRYGTVPIVHNVGGLADTVIDATGEAIANNTATGFVFNQPTVTALSEAIGQAQKVYLKSGIWKKLAKNGMKADFTWSKSAQEYLNLYQSMRSDEEKI
- a CDS encoding aminotransferase class I/II-fold pyridoxal phosphate-dependent enzyme, encoding MSLDKLNAYCAEKVQIIKEKGAQKSTENIINRIVLPDWVKKGLLPDAQLDQAFGPRYFLAGDENPYLLMNSNSYLGLSLHPEVMTAEEKGMQNYGAGPGAVRFISGTYAPHIELEKRLAAFHRRESAMIYSAAYAAIMGVLPPLIDDNTLVISDQLNHNSIINAIRLSRPAAKEIYPHLDMTELERILGNYAAGNRNGNNAQIRRVLVVTDGIFSMRGDHAPLNEIVAICRSHEHHFSEGVITIADDSHGIGAFGATGRGTEEFTNCTVDILIATLGKALGVNGGYVAASAPVIEYLRETSPFYIYSNPITPSEAQAATQSLNILESDAGRKRLQKLRTLASRFESGLSSLGFETIPGEHPVTPLVVRDTPKTTQLIQHLFKNQILATGLNYPVVPQGDEEIRFQINANHTTRDIDYVLEVLEKF